Below is a window of Halolamina sp. CBA1230 DNA.
AACGCGGCGAGCAGCGCGAGCCAGCCGGCGGTGGCGACCCCGAACATGGCGGCGAGCGGGAGCAGCCCGGTTCGCCCGCCGGCGACGAGCACGGTCGAACCGGCGAGCGCGACGACGGTCGAGCCGAGGAACGTCGCCGCCTGCGCGATGATCGTCGCCGGGAGCGCCCGGTCGGTCCGGATCCCCGTCGCGGAACGCATCGAGTAGGCGATCAGCACCGGCCCCGCGACGTTGCCGACCGGGAGGAGCTGTCGGCCGTACACGCCACGGAGGTAGGCGAGCGCGCCGCCGAGGGAGGGCCGCACCCCGAGCAGGACCGTCAGTGCGAGGAACTGTGAGCCGACTGCGCCGACGACGGCGACGAACCCCAGCGCGAACGGGACGGGGTCCAGTTCGGCGACGGTAGCGGCGACCTGCTCGACGCCGACGAACCAGCCGAACAGCGCCAGCGCGAGGAGCCCGGCGAGCAGGCCGGCGACGACGGAGAGACGGTGGCGCGCGTTGGACACGAACCGATGCTGGGGCCGGGCTGCGTAAAGCGTTCGGGGGAAAGACCCATGGACTGGCGGCCCGAGCCTCCGGCCATGCTCCTCCAACTCCCTGGCGGCCCGGAGCTGCTGATCATCCTGCTCGTGATGGCGCTGCTGGTCGGCGTTCCGGTCGTCCTCCTCGGCGTGTTCCTGTTCGTCCGCTTCGTCACCGGCGGCGGCGACAGCGACGAGGTGGCCGAGCTCAAGGGCCGGATCGAGGAACTGGAAGCGCAGGTCGCGGCCGGCGACGAGGCCGCCAGCAACGAGGTGTCCGTCGAGGACGAGGGTAGCGAGGCGGGAAAACGACGCGAACGAAGTGAGCAGCGGGAAACCGCCTCGGAAGCGAGTAGGGAAGAACGACCCGCGAGCAGCGACGACGACGGGGGCGACCGATGATCCTTCAGGCGCCCGTCCCAGGTGGGGTGGAACTGATCGTCCTCCTGCTCGTGTTGCTGTTCAACCTCGCCGTGATCGCGCTGGTCGTGGTCGGCGGCGTCGCCCTCTACCGGCGGTGGCGCGGCGACGGCTCGGCCGACCAGACGGAGGTCGACGCGCTACAGGATCGGGTCGCCGAGTTGGAAGCGCAGGTGGAGCAGCTCCGTGGGTCGGCCGAGCACAGCGACGAGGCAGTCCCGGACGACGAGGGCGACCGCTGACCGAAACGGCAGCCTTCTTGCCCCGCCAGCGCGCGCTCCCGGTATGTCCTTCTTCGACGACCTCGCCGCCCGTATCGACGCCGCCGACAGCGTCGTTTCCGTGGGGCTGGACGCCGATCCCGACCGCATCCCGGCGTTCCTCGACGACCACGACCTGCCGCGCTGGGCGTTCAACCGCCGGATCATCGACGCGACCCACGAGCACGCCGCCTGCTACAAACCCAACGCCGCGTTCTACGAGGACGCCGACGGCTGGCGCGCGCTCCGGGAGACCGTTGCCTACGCGGGCGGGAAGGACGTCCCCGTCCTGCTCGACGCGAAACGGGGGGATATCGGCAACACCGCGCGCCAGTACGCGAAGGTGCTGGAGGAGGTCGACGCGATCACCGTCAACCCCTACATGGGTCGGGACTCGCTCCAACCGTTCCTCTCGCGGGCCGAGTCGGGCGTGTTCGTGCTCTGTCGCACCTCGAACCCGGGCGGCAGCGACCTGCAGGACCTCGAACTCGCCTCGGGCGAACCCCTGTACGAACGCGTCGCGGCGCTCGCGGACACGTGGAACGAACACGGCAACGTCGGCCTCGTCGTCGGCGCGACCGCGCCCGAGGAGCTGGAGACGATCCGCGAAACCGTGCCGGAGATCCCGTTCCTCGTCCCCGGTGTCGGCGCACAGGGCGGCGACGCGGAGGCGGCGGTCGAGCACGGGCTCGCGTCGAGCGAAGCATGGCCCGTCGACGTCGGCCTCGTGAACTCCTCGCGGGGGATCATCTTCGCGGGCGAGGACGTGGGCCGCAACACGGTTTCGGGCGCCTCGGGCGGCCGGGAGCCCGACGAGGACGCCTACTTCGCGGCAGCGGGCGACGCCGCTGCGCGGCTGAAGAAGCGACTGAACCAGTACCGCTGATCCCGGACGACTCTGGGACCGATGAGCCGGATCAGACGATCTCCGCGCCGCTCCCGGTCCAGGTGCGGTACGCCCGCGCGTTCTCGCCGTTCTCCTCGAACGCTTCGACCATTGCGGCGGCGACGGCGCGCCGGCGCTGTGGCGGGCAGACCGCGAGCACGCCCGGCCCGGAGCCGCTGACGGTGACGCCGTGGGCGCCGGCCTCGTGGGCCGCCGCGGCGGCGTCGTCGTAGCCGGTGATCAGGGCGGCGCGGTGGGGCGTGACAACCTCGTCGGCCATCCCCGCGCCGACGAGTTCGGGGTCGGAGCGACACATCCCGACCGACAGCGTCGCGGCGTTGCCGACGGTCGCGACCATCTCCTCGATCGTGACGTGAGTCGGGACCACCTCGCGGGCGTCGCGCGTTGAGATCGGCTCCTCGGGAAGGCAGGCGACCAGCGGGACGTCCGTGTCGATCGAGCGCACCCCGTCGGCGGTGGCGATCGTGAACCCGCCGAGGAGGGCGGGGGCGACGTTGTCGGCGTGGGCCGCGCCGGAGACCACCGCCTCACCTTCGGCGGCGATCGGCACCAGCTCCTCGCGGGTGAGCCCGCGGTCGTAGAGGTCGTTGAGCGCGAGCGCTGCGCCCGCGGCGGAGGCCGCCGAGGAGCCGAGGCCGGAGGCGGGTCGGACCCCCTTGTCGATCTCGATGTGGGCGGGGGCGTCGAGCGCCTCGGCGACGGCGCCGACGGTGTTCTTCTCGGGGTCCTCGGGGATGAACTGTGCGCCGGCGCCGGTCACCTCGATGGTGGTGCGGTCGGCGCGCTCGACGCGGACGATATCCGCCGGGTGTGAGAGCGCGACGCCGAACGTGTCGTAGCCGCTGCCGAGGTTCGCGCTGGTCGCCGGCGCGCGGACTGTTCGCATGCGGGGTCGTACCGTGGTTCGCGCGAAAAAGCTGGCGCTCGGTCGCTACTCGTCGGCGGTGGCGAAAACCATCGGTCCGATGATGGCAAGCGACAGTCCCAGGAACAGGTAGATCTTCGAGTTGATCGCTTGCGGGGTCATCACGAAGATCAGGCCGAACGCGCCGAGATGTAGGCCGAGCACCTTCTTCGACCCGAGGCCGAGCAGGCCGAGCGTTCCCAGGGCGAACACGAGCAACAGCACCTGCCCGATGTTGTAGTTGAGCAGGAAACTGTCGATGACCTGGAGCGGGAGCATTTCCTTACGCCTTCTCGGTCCGAACGGCGCTTTAAACTTCTGCTCTCGCCCCGTGTTCAGCCGTCCGGCTCGATGAACTCGATCCTGTGGAGCCAGCGGCGCCAGCCCGTAGCCGCCGACGCCTTCGACAGCCGCAGCGAGAACGACGAACGGGTCGCGCCGGGGTGACTGCCGCTCGCGCCACATACATACGCTCTCACACCCTACAACGGGTATGACCGAGACAGCGACCCTCGGCGGCGGCTGCTTCTGGTGTGTCGAGGCGGCGTTCGAGGAGCTCTCCGGCGTCGAGGACGTCACCTCCGGCTACGCCGGCGGCCACACCGAGGACCCCAGCTACCGCGAGGTCTGCTCCGGCGACACGGGCCACGCCGAAGTGGTGCAGGTCGAGTACGACGAGGAGGAACTCGACTACGAGGACGTGCTGGAGGTGTTCTTCACCGTCCACGACCCGACCCAGCTCAACCGACAGGGGCCGGACGTGGGCAGCCAGTACCGTTCGATCGTCCTCACCCACGACGAACAGCAGCGCGAGATCGCCGAGGCCTACGTCGAGGCGCTGGACGAGGAGGGCGGCTACGACGACGACGTGGTGACAGAGATCGAGCCGCTTTCGACGTTCTACCGCGCCGAGGAGAAACACCAGAACTACTTCGAGAAGTCACTTACTGCCGACGGAAATACTAACGACGCATACTGTGCCCGGAACGTTCAGCCGAAGGTTGAGAAGGTCCGCGAGAAGTTCGAGCAGAAAGAGAAAGCACAATCGGATTAGACGCTCCCCTTTCTCACGGTGTAGCCGATGTAGCCGAGGGGGTAGCGATACCCTTCTCTATACGATTCTCTTCACACTTCTACTATAGTGCGACTTTCACTAACCCTTAGGCTACATTGACTACATTAGTTGGATAGTGAAGGACAGGATAGTGTGAAAAAGAAAGAAGTGGGGGAGAACGCCGTGTATATCCCGCATGATCGGGACGCCCTCGTCGGGGCTGCCGCGCGGGTCGGCGCACTGCCGGAGATCTGACTCGCCGAGCGCCCGCGGTGCGCGGACGCCGGTGAACTGTGCCGCACCGAGTTCTTCTTCCGTCGGGATGACGTTCGTGGACATGCTGTCTCTCTGGCAGCACGGGGTCGGTGTCTCAAGCACCGGCCTCGAGCGCCAGCGGGTCAACGACGCACTGAACGCGCTCGAGAATGCCGGCTGGATCGAGAAGCCAGCCCGCGGCCTCTACCGGCTCGTGTACGACGGCGAGGGAAAAGTCGAGCAGGAGATCCGCCACGTCGACGACGTCTAGCCCTCGACGTGCCGCGAGAAGTACCGGTAGCGATTGATCAGGTAGACCGGTAACGGAGCCAGTACGACGAGCAAGCCGCCGACGTACAGCAGCATCGACGGGTCCCACGTCGTCTGTGGGGCGACGTAGCGCATGTCGAAGACCATCGCGAGCGCGGTCGCGAGCAACAGGGTGAAAAACAGAACGTCGCTCACTGGAACAACCACGAAGGTGAGCACCCCAGAGACAGCCGCCACCCAGTTCCAGTGTGTGAACCCGAGGAACGCTGAAGCTGAGTCGGCGACCGACGCACCAGACACGACCCCGTCGCCGGTCTCCTCTTGCTCGGTGCTAGTGGCTATCTCAACCGGTTCGGGTTCGTCGGCGAGTTCTGTCTCCGGCTCCGGTTCCGGCTCGGGTTCGACTTCGACCTCCTCGGTCACGGTGCGCGTGATGTCCAGGTAGTCGTCGACGACATCGTACGCCTCGAGGTCGGCGACCATGCCGACGAGATCGTCACCGTCGACGAGCTTCACGTTCAGGTCCGAGGCCCGCGATTCCCCGCTACTGGTGAACGAGCTCGTGGTGACGACGACGACCGAGTCGGCGTCATCCACCTGCTGTTTCAGCGAGGCGTACTGTTGGATGTCTGGCCCGCCGACGGTCGTCGAGTCACCGTAGCGCTTCGCCTGGATCACCTTCTTCTGGTGGTACGGCGTGTGCTTCTCGGCAACGACGTCGAGCCCGGCGTCGACGGAAGCCTGCGAGACGGTCGTGTCCCAGCCCATCTCACTCCACAGGTCGGCGACGAGATGCTCGAACTCGTACTCGTCCATCGACTGCAGGTGGGCTTTGAGCGCCTGTTGGTCCAGCGAGGACGCACTGACGGACACTTCCTTGGTGACCGTCCGAGTCGTGGACGCAGTCGGCGTGCCAGTCTCCCCATCGTCGCCGTCGGACGGTGCCGAATCGGCGGTCACGAACTCGGAAAGCTTGTGCCCGCACTCGCGGCAGTAGGTGCTGCTGGCGGTTACCTCCGCGTCACAGTTCGGGCAGGTCAGCATACGCGGGTCGTTCTGACCGAGGGGACTTAGTGTCACGTGGCCTGTGAGTTGCGCGTCCTCGTACTCGCTTCAGGCAGACAGTCGCTTGGCCCAACAGTTTAGTGCCAGTCACCCAACCGGTTCGGCATGTCGCGAATGTACGTCGCGGTGCTGGCAGTGATCCTCCTCGCCGGGCTCTCGGGCTGTGCCACCGTCTCGGTCACGGCGGAGGTCGATTCGGCGTCAACGATCGAGTCCTACGACATGAACATCTCGACATCGACGACCGTGTACGGGCTCCTCGAGCGGTCGGCAGAACAAGATGGGTACGACAGTCTTGAGGACGCGATGAGCGCGGGTGGGGCGTTCCCCGAGGAGAAGTTCGAGTACTCCGAAGAGATTAATGGGCGCGATGCCACCATCAACGTCGAGTTCTCCAATATCAACGCCACGACGTTACCAGGGGTCGCGATCCAAGAAGCGGACGGCGAGCTGGCGTACGAGGATACGACGTTCTACAACGCGTCGGCGAGCACTGCTCCGTCCGACGCCGAGATGGGGTCAGAGATGATGTCCGGATTCGTCCTCGAGTACACGCTCGAGATGCCTGGGGAGATAACGAACTCCACTGCCGATAAGGTCGATGGGAACACGGCGACGTGGACTCGAACAGGAGGCGACGCCTACGACAACACACAGATCGAGGCGACGAGTGAGATATCTTCCTCGGTCCTCTCGACCGGGTTCGGAGTGGTACCGGCTGTGGCGGCGCTGCTCGTAATCGGCGGCCTCTACCGTCGCTCTAGCCGATAGTTCGCTGCTGCTGTCGAACCTCTTGTCAGACCCAGTCCGGGACGAACTTCCTCACTCGGCCCGGTCGGCGTCGGATCAGTCTTGGAAACCAGGCCATAACCGAAGTTCCTTGGCGATCTCCCGCTGGCGGCCGTTAATCGCATGGCCGGCGTCGAAGGCCGGATTGGCTTTGCGAATAGCCTCCCCGTTGTGTTCTTCTTCAACCAGAAACCCACGGCCGGCGTCGAAGGTATCCATAGCCGTCCGTCGGTACATGACTGAGAGTGTGGCTTTCTCCTTCAGTAATCGCTCGCGTCGGTCAGCGTCGACGCCCGGCGCGTACTCCTTCGCCACCTCGCGCATACTCTCAATCAGTTTGTGGACATAGGCTCGCGTATCGGCGTCGAACCGTTCATACGCTTTCTCCCAATCACCGAAGCCGCCGTGGATACGTGAATTGGTGTTCAACTCGGGAGCCCCACCGCCGGCGTTCCCCTCGGCAAAGTCGTTCTCTTCGAGATAGTCCGTTTCGTCCGGCCCCGTCGACGCCCCGCCGTGGAACCGGCAGCGGGTCCCACCACTCCCCGGCGTTCCCCACCCGGCCGGGAGGGAACACGGCTCGCCCCGGTTATTCGTCGCCCCGCAAATGTCTGAATACCGTCCGTCCGTATCGCCCGTTTTCTTGGTGCTCATATTTACTTTGGTAGTTAATCACCGTCCGTTATGGGGTACGTGTTCGTTCAAAGACTGGCCCGCTGCCACCGATTCACGCCCGATTTTCCCGGCTCAAAACACCGCTGCCGGGGTACGGAAAATGGTGACTGTGACTGCGTCTCAGAAGAACCCCTATGCTTCGAGTGGAAAAATACGGTTATCGTCCGGTTTGTTATTCTTCCCCGGCTTCTCGGCGTTCGGCTGCGTGAAGGGTCAATAGACAAAAGACGTGAATCAACCCAAGAACCACAACTGCGTGCGTGCCGTTTACGTTCCCCGTCGCCGCCAAGATCACCACAAGGAACGTGGCAAGAAGTGTCTCTGCCACGTAAGACCGGAGCTGTGCAACACGTTCAGGCTCCCGCTTGAGGTCGGTCATTAGCTGAAGGACTCAATGCCCGTGTTTCGTGTGTCGTCGCCGGCGTCGTCGTCGTCGGAAAGCACAGACTCAAGGGATGGAACGTCGCCGGTGAATCCAAGCGCCTTGTAACCGTTCGTCGGCGTCCCCGTTCCGTGCGGGCGGACGCTTGTGGCGTAACCAACGTTTACAGGAGCGTCGCGGAGTGTTGCGGTGAACTTCCGGCGGCCGATGGGATCTTCCCCGTTCTCCCGGCACCACGCCTTATACACGTCGTAGGCTTCGCTTGTGGACAAGTTCTC
It encodes the following:
- a CDS encoding preprotein translocase subunit TatA, whose amino-acid sequence is MILQAPVPGGVELIVLLLVLLFNLAVIALVVVGGVALYRRWRGDGSADQTEVDALQDRVAELEAQVEQLRGSAEHSDEAVPDDEGDR
- a CDS encoding HGGxSTG domain-containing protein; the encoded protein is MSTKKTGDTDGRYSDICGATNNRGEPCSLPAGWGTPGSGGTRCRFHGGASTGPDETDYLEENDFAEGNAGGGAPELNTNSRIHGGFGDWEKAYERFDADTRAYVHKLIESMREVAKEYAPGVDADRRERLLKEKATLSVMYRRTAMDTFDAGRGFLVEEEHNGEAIRKANPAFDAGHAINGRQREIAKELRLWPGFQD
- the pyrF gene encoding orotidine-5'-phosphate decarboxylase, whose product is MSFFDDLAARIDAADSVVSVGLDADPDRIPAFLDDHDLPRWAFNRRIIDATHEHAACYKPNAAFYEDADGWRALRETVAYAGGKDVPVLLDAKRGDIGNTARQYAKVLEEVDAITVNPYMGRDSLQPFLSRAESGVFVLCRTSNPGGSDLQDLELASGEPLYERVAALADTWNEHGNVGLVVGATAPEELETIRETVPEIPFLVPGVGAQGGDAEAAVEHGLASSEAWPVDVGLVNSSRGIIFAGEDVGRNTVSGASGGREPDEDAYFAAAGDAAARLKKRLNQYR
- a CDS encoding lysylphosphatidylglycerol synthase transmembrane domain-containing protein codes for the protein MSNARHRLSVVAGLLAGLLALALFGWFVGVEQVAATVAELDPVPFALGFVAVVGAVGSQFLALTVLLGVRPSLGGALAYLRGVYGRQLLPVGNVAGPVLIAYSMRSATGIRTDRALPATIIAQAATFLGSTVVALAGSTVLVAGGRTGLLPLAAMFGVATAGWLALLAAFVGDVDVDRIAHGLAAAINRTLGRLSRVVATKTSREAIQRGLGEFDEARRLIREDPRRVVLAAALSVLGWALLCLPAVTTSAALGTPVALAVAFVAVPVSDFLNLLPVPGGIGGVEVVLAAGFVTLGGIDLAAAAVIAFCVRLCTYWFVLLLGGTATTVLSTRAGMAGS
- the msrA gene encoding peptide-methionine (S)-S-oxide reductase MsrA, translating into MTETATLGGGCFWCVEAAFEELSGVEDVTSGYAGGHTEDPSYREVCSGDTGHAEVVQVEYDEEELDYEDVLEVFFTVHDPTQLNRQGPDVGSQYRSIVLTHDEQQREIAEAYVEALDEEGGYDDDVVTEIEPLSTFYRAEEKHQNYFEKSLTADGNTNDAYCARNVQPKVEKVREKFEQKEKAQSD
- a CDS encoding homoserine kinase, which translates into the protein MRTVRAPATSANLGSGYDTFGVALSHPADIVRVERADRTTIEVTGAGAQFIPEDPEKNTVGAVAEALDAPAHIEIDKGVRPASGLGSSAASAAGAALALNDLYDRGLTREELVPIAAEGEAVVSGAAHADNVAPALLGGFTIATADGVRSIDTDVPLVACLPEEPISTRDAREVVPTHVTIEEMVATVGNAATLSVGMCRSDPELVGAGMADEVVTPHRAALITGYDDAAAAAHEAGAHGVTVSGSGPGVLAVCPPQRRRAVAAAMVEAFEENGENARAYRTWTGSGAEIV
- a CDS encoding PGF-CTERM sorting domain-containing protein; the protein is MYVAVLAVILLAGLSGCATVSVTAEVDSASTIESYDMNISTSTTVYGLLERSAEQDGYDSLEDAMSAGGAFPEEKFEYSEEINGRDATINVEFSNINATTLPGVAIQEADGELAYEDTTFYNASASTAPSDAEMGSEMMSGFVLEYTLEMPGEITNSTADKVDGNTATWTRTGGDAYDNTQIEATSEISSSVLSTGFGVVPAVAALLVIGGLYRRSSR
- a CDS encoding restriction endonuclease, with translation MLTCPNCDAEVTASSTYCRECGHKLSEFVTADSAPSDGDDGETGTPTASTTRTVTKEVSVSASSLDQQALKAHLQSMDEYEFEHLVADLWSEMGWDTTVSQASVDAGLDVVAEKHTPYHQKKVIQAKRYGDSTTVGGPDIQQYASLKQQVDDADSVVVVTTSSFTSSGESRASDLNVKLVDGDDLVGMVADLEAYDVVDDYLDITRTVTEEVEVEPEPEPEPETELADEPEPVEIATSTEQEETGDGVVSGASVADSASAFLGFTHWNWVAAVSGVLTFVVVPVSDVLFFTLLLATALAMVFDMRYVAPQTTWDPSMLLYVGGLLVVLAPLPVYLINRYRYFSRHVEG